The Nomia melanderi isolate GNS246 chromosome 7, iyNomMela1, whole genome shotgun sequence genome includes a window with the following:
- the CrebB gene encoding cyclic-AMP response element binding protein B isoform X10, whose product MESMVEENGSAVDPLSTGSQSGDAAPAIATSVQSLNRTHQQQTHHLVASTSIVQLTLPSSGTTQVQSVIQPNQQSVIQTATNIQPVAISKGNVILVSKPNSVIQTAQASLQTLQVVETGSDDSFSDSEESPEQRGGILTRRPSYKKILNDLGGGEITDGRLPPLESSSECDSNVDSEVSSHSLHYQTVIPAGTIQIATQGEGVPGLHSLTMSNAATAGGAIVQYAQGQDTQFFVPERGFTYFNVLKYRIINTHMNHLYLHHTWDTVL is encoded by the exons ATGGAAAGTATGGTTGAGGAAAATGGATCAGCCGTTGACCCATTATCTACGGGTTCTCAAAGTGGCGATGCTGCCCCAGCAATAGCTACATCGGTACAATCTCTCAATAGAACACATCAGCAGCAAACTCATCATCTGGTAGCTTCGACCAGCATTGTGCAATTGACGCTACCTTCGTCAGGAACAACACAG gTACAGTCTGTTATACAACCTAATCAACAGTCAGTCATTCAGACTGCAACAAATATCCAGCCTGTTGCTATTTCAAAAGGAAACGTCATTCTTGTTAGTAAACCTAATTCTGTTATTCAAACAGCTCAAGCAAGCTTGCAAACACTTcag GTGGTCGAGACTGGTAGTGATGATAGTTTTTCAGACTCTGAAGAATCTCCAGAGCAGAGAGGAGGTATTCTTACCAGACGACCATCCTATAAGAAAATTCTTAATGACTTAGGAGGTGGTGAAATTACAG ACGGTCGATTGCCCCCCCTAGAATCATCTTCTGAGTGTGATTCTAACGTGGACAGTGAAGTGTCTTCCCACTCTCTCCATTATCAGACAG TAATTCCAGCTGGTACTATCCAAATTGCAACCCAAGGAGAGGGCGTACCAGGACTTCATTCATTAACTATGAGCAATGCAGCAACTGCTGGTGGTGCAATAGTGCAGTATGCGCAGGGTCAAGATACACAATTCTTCGTCCCAG AACGTGGATTTACGTATTTCAACGTTCTGAAATACAGAATCATAAATACACACATGAATCATTTGTATCTCCATCATACATGG GACACGGTGTTGTAG